A stretch of Candidatus Vicinibacter affinis DNA encodes these proteins:
- a CDS encoding AAA family ATPase — protein sequence MREPLFLNWPEKSILLNYLESTQASVELTHQIEELVIELCDSGDQLFNSFNSRIAYLYQKRKIDKSLYHLLFSYREKFNDVDFHTYDSLNRMGVKALLELICKLKGSSIPQNLEVFTDYELKEDLRILNGGQGSYRVSLHQLDSEKLYISLEALGFQMLELPVNTIDPQYLEQIRKARDIAGFPIPAYVNQFENVHGFWTFNHIVVFPDYLVDVTSIAECYSENNSSPLKHFFNLFQARLATKYILIGTTVNEFLDELILNPSLNYEQLYTAVFNKYPLPLSLLEDSDFKDYEKATKDHFDNLQKIVHSRFDGTYGKSDVVHLEPSFYSDIYGIQGRLDVLLETPGGVRKIIELKSGKPFRADSNGINTNHKGQAFLYDLLIQSVYKENRNNQCYILYSSQTNNSLRQSIPDVKSKKDLLLLRNSIVLLHYHLAFSNPCDNSFLDRVKMKMISSLDSFVRRDAENWIKAFGELDELEKKYFKHYTYFIAREQLIAKTGYSGLTQTAGLASLWLFSREEKELQFSILADLVIKEVLLTDNDAPVISLENKFGKNLMTSFRSGDTLVFYPEFIDRQGILSHQVYKCTLVGLSHSECIIRLRGRQFDATSLPPNTAWNLEPDSLDRSYLHQYENLYEFARAPKIYRDKILGRIPPITKTHQNFEFTNLNSNISELVKKILSAQDYFLLWGPPGSGKTSILIKSLVEALINQTAERILLLAYTNRAVDEICEAIESIGLETRFDFVRIGSRYAIQDKFQKNLLDFRLRDIPKRENIKEYVESKRIYTATIASIQGKKELFQLTNFDTVIIDEASQILEPNLVGLLSKFRRFILIGDHLQLPAVSAQPEASTFVKDLDLKEMGIKKLSDSFFERMFYQCKKNEWTHAYDMLAKQGRMHQHIMKLPSRLFYNQKLELMFDDPNSRQTLELKNKFYNVKSKLEEVLTSERTIYIPSKNNEDTQFAKTHDYEAEKISYLIRVLYQVYTKNNIPWDEQTCGIITPFRAQISNIKKYLAFEGLQDLPIKVDTVERYQGSARDIIIYSCCVHSIRQLMQLSNESEEGLDKRLNVTLTRAREQIIVFGDLSVLSGSVIYSTLIKEYYNLELEAPLN from the coding sequence ATGAGAGAGCCGCTATTTTTGAATTGGCCGGAGAAGAGTATTTTGTTAAATTACCTCGAAAGTACTCAAGCCTCAGTAGAATTAACACATCAGATTGAGGAGTTGGTGATAGAATTATGTGACTCTGGAGACCAATTATTTAATTCGTTCAACAGTCGTATTGCATACCTGTACCAAAAAAGAAAAATTGACAAAAGTCTTTATCATTTGCTTTTTTCTTATCGAGAGAAGTTTAACGATGTTGATTTTCACACTTATGATTCGTTGAATCGAATGGGTGTTAAAGCCTTGCTTGAATTAATTTGTAAATTGAAAGGTTCATCAATACCACAAAACCTTGAGGTATTTACGGATTATGAATTAAAGGAGGATTTGCGAATTTTAAATGGAGGACAAGGATCTTATAGAGTAAGCCTTCACCAATTGGATTCAGAAAAACTTTATATAAGTCTTGAGGCGCTGGGTTTTCAAATGTTGGAATTGCCTGTTAATACAATAGATCCACAATATCTGGAGCAGATCAGGAAAGCTCGAGATATTGCGGGATTTCCAATACCGGCTTATGTAAACCAATTCGAGAATGTTCATGGATTTTGGACTTTTAACCATATCGTGGTATTTCCGGATTACCTTGTGGATGTAACTTCTATTGCAGAATGTTATTCAGAAAATAATTCCTCACCACTCAAGCATTTTTTTAACCTTTTTCAAGCCAGATTGGCTACAAAATATATTTTAATCGGAACCACCGTAAATGAATTTTTAGATGAACTTATTTTAAATCCATCTTTGAATTATGAACAATTGTACACCGCTGTATTTAATAAATATCCTTTGCCCTTATCACTCTTGGAAGATTCAGATTTTAAGGACTATGAGAAAGCAACCAAAGATCATTTTGATAACCTCCAAAAAATTGTTCATTCGCGGTTTGACGGAACATATGGTAAGTCTGACGTGGTCCATTTAGAGCCAAGTTTTTATTCAGACATTTATGGTATTCAAGGACGTTTGGATGTCTTGTTGGAAACACCAGGAGGGGTAAGAAAGATAATTGAATTAAAGAGTGGCAAACCTTTCAGGGCAGATTCCAATGGAATCAACACCAACCACAAGGGGCAAGCATTTCTATATGATCTATTAATTCAATCGGTCTACAAAGAAAATCGGAATAATCAATGTTATATCTTATATTCTTCACAAACAAACAATAGTTTACGGCAGTCTATCCCGGATGTTAAATCCAAAAAGGATTTGTTATTGCTGCGAAATTCGATTGTTCTGCTTCATTACCATTTGGCTTTTTCAAATCCTTGCGACAACAGCTTTCTTGACAGGGTAAAAATGAAAATGATCTCATCACTTGATAGTTTTGTTAGAAGGGATGCAGAAAATTGGATAAAGGCATTTGGTGAATTAGATGAACTGGAAAAAAAATATTTTAAACACTATACGTATTTTATTGCTCGAGAGCAATTAATAGCCAAGACAGGCTATAGTGGGCTTACTCAAACAGCAGGACTGGCTTCATTATGGTTATTTAGCAGAGAAGAAAAGGAACTTCAGTTTAGCATACTCGCAGATCTAGTAATAAAAGAGGTCCTCCTCACCGATAATGATGCTCCGGTGATTTCATTGGAAAATAAGTTTGGAAAAAATTTAATGACCAGTTTTAGGTCAGGAGACACTTTGGTTTTTTACCCAGAATTTATTGACCGACAAGGAATATTGTCTCATCAGGTGTATAAGTGCACATTGGTTGGACTGAGTCATTCAGAATGTATAATCCGTTTAAGAGGAAGACAATTTGATGCAACGTCATTGCCTCCAAATACGGCTTGGAATCTTGAGCCTGATTCGTTGGATAGATCCTATTTACATCAATACGAAAACCTGTATGAGTTTGCACGAGCACCTAAAATATATAGAGATAAGATATTAGGGCGCATTCCTCCAATCACAAAAACCCATCAGAATTTCGAATTTACTAATTTAAATTCAAATATTTCAGAGCTTGTCAAAAAAATACTATCTGCTCAAGATTACTTTTTGTTGTGGGGACCTCCCGGATCTGGTAAGACAAGTATTTTAATAAAAAGCCTGGTCGAAGCATTGATTAATCAAACAGCTGAAAGAATTTTACTCCTGGCATATACAAACAGAGCGGTCGATGAGATTTGTGAGGCAATCGAATCGATTGGATTGGAAACAAGATTTGATTTTGTCAGAATAGGCTCAAGATATGCCATTCAAGATAAGTTTCAGAAAAATTTACTTGATTTCCGATTAAGGGATATTCCAAAAAGAGAAAACATCAAAGAATATGTAGAATCAAAAAGAATTTATACGGCAACCATTGCTTCAATTCAGGGCAAAAAGGAATTGTTTCAGTTGACTAATTTTGATACGGTAATTATTGATGAAGCTTCACAGATTTTGGAGCCAAATTTGGTTGGCTTATTATCAAAATTCAGAAGATTTATTTTAATAGGTGATCATTTGCAACTTCCTGCTGTAAGTGCACAACCAGAAGCTTCAACTTTTGTCAAAGATCTTGACTTGAAAGAAATGGGAATTAAAAAGTTGAGTGATTCATTTTTTGAACGGATGTTTTATCAATGTAAAAAAAATGAATGGACCCATGCTTATGACATGCTAGCAAAACAAGGAAGAATGCATCAGCATATTATGAAATTGCCGTCCAGATTATTTTATAATCAGAAACTTGAATTAATGTTTGATGACCCTAACTCACGACAAACATTGGAATTAAAAAATAAATTTTATAATGTAAAATCTAAATTGGAGGAAGTACTCACTTCAGAGAGGACCATTTATATTCCTTCCAAAAACAATGAAGATACTCAATTTGCAAAGACTCATGATTATGAGGCAGAAAAAATAAGTTATCTTATAAGAGTACTTTATCAGGTTTATACTAAAAATAATATTCCATGGGATGAGCAAACTTGCGGGATCATTACACCATTCAGGGCTCAGATTTCAAATATCAAAAAGTATCTGGCATTTGAAGGATTACAAGATCTCCCTATAAAGGTTGATACTGTAGAGCGCTATCAGGGTAGTGCAAGAGATATTATTATTTATTCTTGTTGTGTACACAGCATAAGACAGCTTATGCAATTGAGTAATGAGTCTGAAGAAGGACTTGACAAAAGACTAAATGTAACACTAACCAGAGCCAGGGAGCAAATAATTGTCTTTGGAGATCTAAGTGTACTTTCTGGATCAGTAATTTATTCGACACTGATCAAAGAATATTACAATCTGGAATTAGAAGCACCTCTAAATTAA
- a CDS encoding glycosyltransferase, whose protein sequence is MSSVVIIGPAHPLRGGLASFDERLTRAFMQAGWEAEIFTFSLQYPGFLFPGTTQYSDEPAPNDLKINVCINSVNPLNWFKIGKILSKKKPNLVIVRYWLPFMGPCLGTILKILKTNNFSKIICIVDNVIPHEKRPGDVWFSRYFLEKPHAFITMSEKVNTDLLRFRPEAKSKIVDHPLYDNFGDKIDVSIARDFLKISKSAKIVLFFGFIRKYKGLDLLIRAFAEPMLSNSDIKLVVAGEFYEDAQPYLKLITELNLENKIILHTHFIPDSEVKYYLSACDVVVQPYKNATQSGVTPLAYHFEKPMIVTNVGALPRLVPHEKVGLVCEPNPNDIALAIKHFFEFSDGYFLEGLLEEKKKLSWSALVSSILSLQNDLEK, encoded by the coding sequence ATGTCTTCCGTTGTCATCATAGGGCCTGCACACCCATTAAGAGGCGGTTTGGCCTCCTTTGATGAAAGGCTTACAAGGGCATTTATGCAAGCTGGTTGGGAAGCTGAAATTTTTACTTTCTCTTTGCAATACCCTGGTTTTTTATTTCCCGGAACTACCCAATATTCGGATGAACCCGCACCCAATGATTTGAAAATAAATGTTTGCATCAATTCGGTTAATCCACTTAACTGGTTTAAAATTGGTAAAATTCTAAGTAAGAAAAAACCAAATTTGGTTATCGTCAGATACTGGCTGCCTTTTATGGGACCTTGCCTTGGAACCATACTTAAAATATTGAAGACAAATAACTTTTCTAAAATAATCTGTATAGTTGACAATGTAATCCCGCATGAAAAAAGACCAGGTGATGTATGGTTCTCACGATATTTTCTAGAAAAACCTCATGCTTTTATTACCATGAGTGAAAAAGTAAATACCGATTTACTCCGCTTCAGGCCTGAAGCTAAATCCAAGATCGTAGACCATCCTCTTTATGATAATTTTGGAGATAAAATAGATGTTTCCATTGCCAGGGATTTTCTTAAAATTTCAAAATCGGCCAAAATTGTATTGTTCTTTGGGTTTATTCGAAAATATAAAGGCTTGGATTTATTAATAAGGGCCTTTGCTGAACCAATGTTATCTAATTCTGATATTAAATTGGTCGTGGCAGGTGAATTTTACGAAGATGCACAGCCCTATCTAAAATTAATAACTGAATTGAATTTGGAAAACAAGATTATCCTGCACACCCACTTTATTCCAGACAGTGAAGTTAAATATTACTTATCTGCATGTGATGTTGTGGTCCAACCTTATAAGAATGCAACACAAAGCGGAGTCACCCCATTAGCATACCACTTTGAAAAACCCATGATTGTCACAAATGTTGGAGCTTTACCCCGTTTGGTACCCCATGAAAAAGTGGGGCTTGTTTGTGAACCCAATCCAAATGATATTGCTTTGGCTATTAAACACTTCTTTGAATTTTCCGATGGATATTTTCTGGAAGGTTTGCTCGAAGAAAAAAAGAAACTGAGTTGGTCTGCTTTAGTCTCAAGTATTTTAAGTTTGCAAAATGATTTGGAGAAGTAA
- a CDS encoding OmpA family protein: MHNRLSIIFKTMNKLTTLIITRAGAIQVILAFTLMVIFQCRQNDGASKSAGKTIPSNLADSSFMYTTPLSEETKSALQKLAEPPMVEGNIGEQMTTFIKNGIYDYGEQFKFIDLRWEGRSAKLKEKSRLEIDDLGRIMLLFPKLRIKMESYLDNNGNQKQDEKITQARVEYIKSQLVSVGVQPERIEVRGFGSKYPVGDNKTYEGRQINDRIEVTILQLF; encoded by the coding sequence ATGCATAATCGTTTATCCATCATCTTTAAGACCATGAATAAATTAACTACATTGATCATTACTAGAGCAGGTGCCATTCAGGTAATCTTAGCTTTCACATTGATGGTCATTTTCCAATGCCGGCAAAACGATGGAGCTTCAAAATCCGCCGGCAAGACAATTCCGTCAAATTTGGCTGACAGTTCATTTATGTACACTACTCCATTGAGTGAAGAGACAAAGTCTGCACTTCAAAAATTGGCTGAACCACCCATGGTAGAAGGTAATATTGGGGAACAAATGACAACGTTTATCAAAAACGGCATTTACGATTATGGTGAACAATTTAAGTTTATTGATCTGAGGTGGGAGGGTCGGTCTGCCAAACTGAAAGAAAAATCTAGACTCGAAATAGATGATTTGGGAAGAATTATGTTGCTTTTTCCTAAATTAAGAATTAAGATGGAATCTTACCTGGATAACAACGGAAACCAGAAGCAAGATGAAAAAATTACCCAAGCCAGGGTAGAGTATATTAAGAGTCAGTTGGTTTCTGTAGGAGTTCAACCGGAAAGAATTGAAGTAAGAGGTTTTGGCTCTAAGTACCCTGTTGGAGATAACAAGACCTATGAGGGAAGACAAATTAATGACCGTATTGAAGTAACCATCCTTCAATTGTTCTAA
- a CDS encoding D-sedoheptulose 7-phosphate isomerase encodes MKRMNRIKNIISNSISVKQNLLEDEKTLTKIMAASHKILHALQNGGRIYFCGNGGSAADAQHLAAEFSGRFYQDRKALPAEALHTNTSYLTAVANDYSYDVVYSRLINGIGKPNDVLIGISTSGNSKNIILALEEATKIGMATIGLTGNKGGIMKDICEINIAAPSDDTPRIQECHILIGHIICQIVEDMYFNL; translated from the coding sequence ATTAAAAGAATGAATAGAATTAAGAATATCATTTCCAATTCCATTAGTGTCAAGCAAAATTTGCTGGAAGATGAAAAGACATTAACCAAAATAATGGCTGCATCTCATAAAATACTTCACGCACTTCAAAATGGAGGCCGAATTTATTTTTGTGGAAATGGAGGTAGTGCGGCGGACGCACAACACTTGGCAGCAGAATTTTCAGGTAGATTCTATCAAGACCGAAAAGCCCTTCCAGCTGAAGCTCTGCATACCAACACTTCCTACCTGACTGCAGTAGCTAATGACTATAGTTACGATGTTGTGTATTCTCGTCTTATAAATGGAATAGGCAAACCAAATGATGTATTGATTGGAATCAGTACCTCTGGAAATTCCAAAAATATTATCCTTGCTCTTGAGGAAGCAACAAAAATCGGTATGGCAACTATCGGACTCACTGGAAATAAAGGTGGTATCATGAAAGACATTTGTGAGATCAATATTGCAGCTCCCTCTGATGACACGCCACGCATTCAGGAATGTCATATTCTTATAGGACATATCATTTGTCAGATAGTGGAAGATATGTATTTTAATCTTTAA
- a CDS encoding HAD-IIIA family hydrolase has translation MRECIVLAGGFGTRLQHLIPGMPKCLAPVGGKPFIDYLIQHLVTEKMDKFIFSLGYKSDMVESYIKTKFPHLNCEFCVESKPLGTGGAIIYSLGKCTSDQVFILNADTFYPISFDSFYKFYQKNKSGICIALKPIVEPDRYGTVMMDDQHKIVQFLEKKYSPYGLINGGIYLIDRKWILEFELPEIFSFETEILQKYTTTENIFGMVQDVPFLDIGIPSDYEKAQTFLPEQLSTIKKDKFLFLDRDGVINVLKENDYVRNELEFNFLGDILKELPIIAKEFKHIFIVTNQQGIGKGLMSESDLNKIHQKMIMTFEEYDVSISAIYHCPHLVSDSCQCRKPKPGMLDQAKQQFPELLFSQSVLIGDSISDFKMSERRGVTFVGFGNKILNELSLQDSSLSYHAMNFKEFRINVLPLL, from the coding sequence TTGAGAGAATGCATTGTACTGGCTGGAGGATTTGGAACGCGGCTTCAACATTTGATTCCAGGTATGCCCAAATGTTTGGCACCTGTAGGCGGAAAACCCTTTATTGATTACCTAATTCAACATTTGGTAACTGAAAAAATGGATAAATTCATTTTTTCCTTAGGTTACAAAAGTGATATGGTTGAATCGTATATTAAAACAAAATTTCCACATCTTAATTGCGAATTTTGTGTAGAAAGTAAACCTTTAGGAACCGGTGGTGCCATTATTTACTCGTTAGGAAAATGTACTTCGGATCAAGTTTTCATTTTGAATGCGGACACCTTTTACCCTATTTCATTTGACAGCTTTTACAAATTTTATCAGAAAAATAAATCCGGTATTTGCATTGCGCTGAAACCAATAGTTGAGCCTGACCGGTATGGAACCGTCATGATGGATGATCAGCATAAAATTGTTCAATTTCTTGAAAAAAAGTATTCCCCATATGGGCTTATCAATGGAGGAATATATCTAATTGATAGAAAATGGATATTAGAATTTGAATTACCAGAAATATTCTCATTTGAAACAGAAATACTTCAAAAATATACAACAACTGAAAATATTTTTGGAATGGTTCAGGATGTTCCTTTTCTGGACATTGGAATTCCAAGTGATTATGAAAAGGCACAAACATTCCTGCCGGAACAGTTAAGTACAATCAAAAAAGATAAATTTTTATTTCTCGATAGAGATGGTGTAATCAATGTACTTAAAGAAAATGATTATGTAAGAAATGAACTGGAATTCAATTTTCTTGGAGATATTTTAAAAGAGCTACCAATCATAGCAAAAGAATTTAAACATATCTTTATTGTCACCAATCAACAAGGAATTGGAAAAGGGCTGATGTCTGAATCTGACTTAAATAAGATCCATCAAAAAATGATAATGACTTTTGAAGAATATGATGTTTCTATAAGTGCCATTTATCATTGCCCGCACCTTGTCTCAGACTCCTGTCAATGTCGTAAACCAAAACCAGGAATGTTAGATCAGGCAAAACAACAATTTCCAGAACTTTTATTTTCACAATCCGTTTTAATAGGAGACAGCATCTCAGACTTTAAGATGTCAGAGAGGCGTGGGGTGACTTTTGTTGGATTTGGAAACAAAATATTGAATGAACTTTCTTTACAAGATTCTTCATTAAGTTATCACGCAATGAATTTTAAGGAATTTAGAATTAATGTATTACCTCTTCTATGA
- a CDS encoding DUF4197 domain-containing protein: MKNLILVFGIFLVFGFSSCDAQFGKLLKQVGLEELNTDEIAAGLKEALSKGTSKGSDQLSVKDGFYKSIYKILLPPEAKAVTDKLRVIPGFDKVEENMLEKINRAAEDAAVKAKPIFLSAIKQMTIKDAWNILKGEDNAATQYLMRTTQTALYAEFKPVITESLNKFGALDYWSSAVNKYNQIPLVKKANPDVADHVTNKALEGLFKKIAEEENDIRHNFASRTTDLLKKVFAKQDK; encoded by the coding sequence ATGAAAAATTTAATATTGGTTTTTGGCATATTTCTAGTTTTCGGGTTTTCATCCTGTGATGCACAATTTGGGAAGCTGCTTAAACAGGTAGGACTGGAAGAGTTAAATACAGATGAGATAGCCGCTGGTTTGAAAGAAGCATTGAGCAAAGGAACCTCTAAGGGTAGTGACCAGCTTTCAGTAAAAGATGGTTTTTATAAAAGTATTTACAAGATCTTATTACCTCCTGAAGCCAAAGCCGTTACAGATAAATTAAGGGTTATTCCTGGATTTGATAAAGTGGAAGAAAATATGTTGGAGAAAATTAATAGGGCAGCTGAAGATGCTGCGGTTAAGGCAAAGCCAATTTTCCTTTCCGCTATAAAGCAAATGACTATAAAAGATGCCTGGAACATCCTTAAAGGGGAAGACAATGCCGCAACTCAATACCTCATGCGCACCACACAAACTGCATTATACGCTGAGTTTAAACCGGTAATCACTGAGTCTCTCAATAAATTTGGTGCCTTAGATTATTGGTCCTCTGCAGTTAATAAATACAATCAGATTCCTTTAGTGAAAAAAGCAAATCCAGATGTGGCAGATCATGTAACGAACAAAGCCCTTGAAGGATTATTCAAAAAAATCGCAGAAGAGGAAAATGACATACGCCATAATTTTGCTTCGCGTACCACTGATTTACTGAAAAAAGTTTTTGCAAAACAGGATAAATAA
- the queE gene encoding 7-carboxy-7-deazaguanine synthase encodes MKTYAVKEIFYTLQGEGAQAGRAAVFLRFSGCNLWSGREEDREKAICNFCDTDFVGVDGTYGGKYKSAQGLAKKISDLWPDQGVAKPYVVCTGGEPLLQLDEELIREIKKFNFEIAIETNGTYNVPNGVDWVCLSPKPNTKILVKTGDELKFVFPQQNLLPEDFQYLDFQHFFIQPMDGINAIDNIQKAIRYCLENPKWRLSLQTHKQIGIR; translated from the coding sequence ATGAAAACATATGCTGTAAAAGAAATATTTTATACACTTCAAGGAGAAGGTGCGCAAGCCGGTAGAGCAGCAGTTTTTCTAAGATTTTCTGGTTGCAATCTTTGGAGTGGAAGAGAAGAAGACAGAGAAAAGGCCATTTGCAATTTTTGTGATACTGATTTTGTAGGTGTAGATGGTACCTATGGAGGTAAATACAAATCGGCGCAGGGATTGGCTAAAAAAATAAGTGATTTGTGGCCTGACCAAGGTGTCGCTAAACCTTATGTTGTCTGCACCGGAGGAGAACCTTTGTTGCAATTGGATGAAGAGCTTATTAGGGAAATAAAAAAATTCAATTTTGAAATTGCAATAGAAACCAATGGCACCTATAATGTCCCGAATGGAGTAGATTGGGTTTGTTTAAGTCCAAAACCCAATACTAAAATCCTGGTCAAAACAGGCGATGAATTAAAATTTGTCTTCCCGCAGCAAAACCTTCTGCCTGAAGATTTTCAATATTTGGATTTTCAACATTTCTTTATTCAACCTATGGATGGAATTAATGCCATAGACAATATTCAGAAAGCAATAAGATACTGTTTGGAAAATCCAAAATGGCGTTTAAGTCTTCAAACCCATAAACAAATCGGGATCAGGTAA
- a CDS encoding glycosyltransferase family 2 protein, translating into MDISIVIPAYNEEESLPELLRWIRAVLDPIGLKFEIWFVDDGSTDKTWSVMEALHVAQPEIVKAIKFRRNYGKSAALNTAFHACVGEVVITLDADLQDSPEEIPELFRMIKEEGFDLVSGWKKKRYDNAITKNIPSKVYNWVTGWMSGVKLHDMNCGLKAYRKEVIKSIEVFGEMHRYIPVIAKWAGFRKVGEKVVIHQPRKYGHSKFGMSRFLNGFLDLATILFIGRFGKRPMHFFGSLGLSFFFMGLCFVCYLIFTKYAYNVYGMAGRPAFYMSLVMMVIGSQLFLTGFIAELISRNSSERNHYLITKTLG; encoded by the coding sequence ATGGACATTTCCATCGTTATTCCAGCCTACAATGAGGAAGAGTCTCTTCCTGAGCTGTTGCGTTGGATCCGTGCGGTTCTTGACCCCATTGGGTTAAAGTTTGAAATTTGGTTTGTTGATGATGGCAGCACAGACAAAACCTGGTCGGTGATGGAAGCTCTTCATGTTGCCCAGCCGGAGATCGTAAAAGCTATAAAATTCCGCAGAAATTATGGAAAGTCAGCTGCTTTAAATACTGCATTTCATGCTTGCGTAGGAGAGGTTGTAATAACATTAGATGCCGATTTGCAAGACTCTCCAGAAGAAATTCCTGAATTATTCCGCATGATAAAGGAAGAGGGTTTTGATCTTGTATCGGGCTGGAAAAAGAAAAGATATGACAACGCCATTACCAAAAATATTCCTTCCAAAGTTTATAATTGGGTTACGGGTTGGATGAGTGGTGTCAAGTTACATGACATGAACTGTGGACTTAAAGCATACCGCAAAGAGGTCATTAAAAGTATCGAAGTCTTTGGAGAAATGCACCGATATATACCCGTAATAGCTAAATGGGCAGGTTTCAGAAAAGTAGGAGAAAAAGTAGTTATTCACCAACCTCGTAAATACGGTCATTCCAAATTTGGAATGAGTCGATTCCTAAATGGATTTTTAGATCTGGCAACCATACTTTTTATTGGTAGATTTGGAAAAAGGCCCATGCATTTCTTTGGATCCTTGGGCTTGAGCTTCTTTTTTATGGGCTTGTGCTTTGTCTGTTATTTGATATTCACCAAATACGCATACAATGTCTATGGCATGGCCGGTCGTCCCGCATTCTACATGAGTCTGGTCATGATGGTAATAGGTTCCCAACTATTTCTGACAGGCTTCATTGCCGAATTAATATCCAGGAATTCCAGCGAACGGAACCATTATCTGATCACCAAAACTTTAGGCTAA
- a CDS encoding dehydrogenase, which produces MIWRSKAPFRLGLAGGGTDVSPYSDLFGGAILNATVSLFAHSSLELLEEPIIEFKSIDQNKSLKFPAGVPIPVNTGLNLQCGLYNKLLQNGSLDARGLRLTTSMDVPPGSGLGTSSTLMVSMIKAFAEMLNLPFGDYDLAHLAYEIERIDLGLAGGKQDQYAATFGGVNFMEFNKEDQVIVNPLRIRQDYLDELEHNIVLYFTATSRSSSEIIAAQQQNVTEKKTSSIEAMHHLKEQSKMMKDALLKGKLHMIGEILDYGFEQKKKMADNISNSNLDAIYHAAKEAGASGGKISGAGGGGFMFFYCPLNTKYRVMERLADFGGYFMKYQFTSQGVRSWKSN; this is translated from the coding sequence ATGATTTGGAGAAGTAAAGCCCCTTTTAGACTTGGTTTAGCCGGTGGAGGGACTGATGTCAGTCCTTACAGCGATCTCTTCGGTGGTGCAATCCTAAATGCAACAGTTTCATTATTTGCACATTCAAGTCTTGAACTTTTGGAAGAGCCAATTATAGAGTTCAAGTCCATTGACCAAAATAAATCGCTTAAGTTTCCGGCCGGAGTCCCCATTCCTGTAAATACAGGACTTAACCTACAATGTGGTTTGTACAACAAGCTACTCCAAAATGGGTCATTAGACGCCAGAGGTCTTAGACTTACAACTTCTATGGATGTTCCTCCAGGGAGCGGTCTTGGAACGTCATCTACTTTGATGGTTTCGATGATTAAGGCCTTTGCTGAAATGCTTAATTTGCCTTTTGGTGATTACGACCTTGCTCACTTGGCTTATGAAATAGAGCGTATAGACCTTGGATTAGCTGGAGGAAAACAAGATCAATATGCAGCCACTTTTGGTGGGGTTAATTTTATGGAATTTAATAAAGAAGATCAGGTAATAGTAAATCCATTAAGAATTCGCCAAGATTATCTGGATGAACTGGAACACAACATTGTTTTGTACTTCACAGCAACCAGCCGTAGTTCTTCAGAAATTATTGCCGCACAACAACAAAATGTTACAGAAAAGAAAACATCCTCAATTGAAGCTATGCATCATCTGAAAGAACAAAGTAAGATGATGAAAGATGCATTGTTAAAAGGTAAACTGCATATGATTGGAGAAATTCTTGACTATGGATTTGAACAAAAGAAGAAAATGGCAGATAACATCTCTAACTCAAATCTAGATGCCATTTATCATGCAGCAAAAGAGGCTGGAGCCAGTGGTGGAAAGATTTCCGGTGCAGGTGGAGGGGGCTTTATGTTTTTCTACTGCCCACTCAACACTAAATACCGCGTAATGGAAAGACTTGCTGATTTTGGAGGTTACTTCATGAAATATCAATTTACTTCACAAGGTGTAAGAAGCTGGAAAAGCAATTAA